From the Apis cerana isolate GH-2021 linkage group LG3, AcerK_1.0, whole genome shotgun sequence genome, one window contains:
- the LOC108001914 gene encoding INO80 complex subunit B isoform X1, whose amino-acid sequence MGKAKDISSDEDITVETNEISPQKRHKKHKHKKHKKKKITHDDNDSFNDVTVETDKKKTFRVKIKKDDDKGLEKSREKMQKTSNLNTVSASPSPKTATKKKVLKNNKGKDSGTSSEEERWLDAIESGKLEEVDDELKKIKPKDPKLMTARQRAMFERKTDTEPNPAVEQLMSLPTGYKEKVMTAEAIQKAALKSLKRKQLADEKREKDKKKTMERLLKKQESKASKVISKGKPSRRQVPLVTYRLTLEGSSISLPPGEDFPLQPTKEKEPSIQILCGVNQCKNLKKYSCSKTGIPLCSLECYKANLSISV is encoded by the exons atgggtAAGGCAAAAGACATAAGTTCAGACGAAGATATAACTGTAG aaactaATGAAATATCTCCACAAAAACGACATAAGaaacataaacataaaaaacataaaaagaaaaaaattactcatgatgataatgatagtTTTAATGATGTTACTGTTGAaacggataaaaaaaaaacatttagagttaagataaaaaaagatgatgaTAAAgg tCTAGAAAAATCACGTGAAAAAATGCAGAAAACATCCAATCTCAACACTGTAAGTGCAAGTCCATCTCCAAAAACTGctacaaaaaagaaagttttaaaaaataataaaggtaAAGATAGTGGTACTAGTAGTGAAGAAGAACGATGGCTTGATGCAATTGAATCTGGAAAACTTGAAGaa gttgatgatgaactaaaaaaaattaaaccaaAAGATCCAAAACTAATGACAGCACGTCAAAGAGCCatgtttgaaagaaaaactgATACAGAACCAAATCCAGCCGTTGAACAACTCATGTCATTACCAACAGGttacaaagaaaaagttaTGACAGCTGAAGCCATACAAAAAGCTGCTCTTAAGTCATTGAAAAGAAAACAGCTTGCTgatgagaagagagaaaaagataag aaaaaaacaatggaaagattattaaaaaaacaagaatctAAAGCTTCAAAAGTCATTAGTAAAGGAAAACCTTCTAGAAGACAAGTTCCTTTGGTTACATATCGTTTAACACTTGAAGGAAGTTCAATATCTTTACCACCTGGAGAAGATTTTCCATTACAACCTACAaaaga aaaaGAACCATCAATACAAATTCTTTGTGGTGTTAATCAatgtaaaaatctaaaaaaatattcatgttcAAAAACTGGAATACCTTTATGCAGTTTAGAATGCTATAAAGctaatttatctatatctgtataa
- the LOC108001914 gene encoding INO80 complex subunit B isoform X2, translated as METNEISPQKRHKKHKHKKHKKKKITHDDNDSFNDVTVETDKKKTFRVKIKKDDDKGLEKSREKMQKTSNLNTVSASPSPKTATKKKVLKNNKGKDSGTSSEEERWLDAIESGKLEEVDDELKKIKPKDPKLMTARQRAMFERKTDTEPNPAVEQLMSLPTGYKEKVMTAEAIQKAALKSLKRKQLADEKREKDKKKTMERLLKKQESKASKVISKGKPSRRQVPLVTYRLTLEGSSISLPPGEDFPLQPTKEKEPSIQILCGVNQCKNLKKYSCSKTGIPLCSLECYKANLSISV; from the exons atgg aaactaATGAAATATCTCCACAAAAACGACATAAGaaacataaacataaaaaacataaaaagaaaaaaattactcatgatgataatgatagtTTTAATGATGTTACTGTTGAaacggataaaaaaaaaacatttagagttaagataaaaaaagatgatgaTAAAgg tCTAGAAAAATCACGTGAAAAAATGCAGAAAACATCCAATCTCAACACTGTAAGTGCAAGTCCATCTCCAAAAACTGctacaaaaaagaaagttttaaaaaataataaaggtaAAGATAGTGGTACTAGTAGTGAAGAAGAACGATGGCTTGATGCAATTGAATCTGGAAAACTTGAAGaa gttgatgatgaactaaaaaaaattaaaccaaAAGATCCAAAACTAATGACAGCACGTCAAAGAGCCatgtttgaaagaaaaactgATACAGAACCAAATCCAGCCGTTGAACAACTCATGTCATTACCAACAGGttacaaagaaaaagttaTGACAGCTGAAGCCATACAAAAAGCTGCTCTTAAGTCATTGAAAAGAAAACAGCTTGCTgatgagaagagagaaaaagataag aaaaaaacaatggaaagattattaaaaaaacaagaatctAAAGCTTCAAAAGTCATTAGTAAAGGAAAACCTTCTAGAAGACAAGTTCCTTTGGTTACATATCGTTTAACACTTGAAGGAAGTTCAATATCTTTACCACCTGGAGAAGATTTTCCATTACAACCTACAaaaga aaaaGAACCATCAATACAAATTCTTTGTGGTGTTAATCAatgtaaaaatctaaaaaaatattcatgttcAAAAACTGGAATACCTTTATGCAGTTTAGAATGCTATAAAGctaatttatctatatctgtataa
- the LOC108001924 gene encoding BTB/POZ domain-containing adapter for CUL3-mediated RhoA degradation protein 3 yields the protein MSGNHKAGIKYPSEYVKLNIGGSLHYTTLGTLQKHDTMLRAMFSGRMEILTDPEGWILIDRCGKHFGTILNFLRDGSVPLPESTREMAELLAEAKYYCITELAESCEQALLRKEREAEPICRIPLITSQKEEQLLISSTTKPVVKLLVNRHNNKYSYTSTSDDNLLKNIELFDKMSLRFGRRVLFIKDVIGSSEICCWTFYGHGRKVAEVCCHSIVYTTDKKHTKVEFPEARIYEETLNILLYEHRNGPDQELMQATSSRGAVSGAPPCTSDEEEGERSGLARLRSNKQNTN from the exons ATGTCTGGAAATCACAAAGCGGGAATTAAATATCCTTCGGAATATGTCAAGCTCAATATCGGCGGTTCCTTACACTACACTACTTTAGGAACACTCCAAAAACATGATACTATGTTACGAGCTATGTTTAGTGGTCGCATGGAAATTCTTACAGATCCCGAAg ggtGGATATTAATAGATAGGTGTGGAAAACATTTTGGAacaatcttaaattttctaagagaCGGATCAGTTCCATTACCAGAAAGTACAAGAGAAATGGCAGAATTACTTGCAGaagcaaaatattattgcattacCGAGCTAGCTGAATCTTGTGAACAAGCACTTcttcgaaaagaaagagaagcagAACCTATTTGTAGAATTCCACTTATTACTTCTCAGAAAGAAgagcaattattaattagtagtACTACTAAACCAGTAGTGAAGTTGCTTGTTAATAGACATAATAACAAGTATTCATATACAAg TACATCAGATGACAATCTCTTGAAAAACATAGAATTGTTCGACAAAATGTCCCTTAGATTTGGTCGTAgagtgttatttattaaagatgtGATTGGCTCCAGTGAAATTTGTTGTTGGACATTTTATGGTCATGGTCGCAAAGTTGCAGAAGTTTGTTGCCACTCCATTGTTTATACAACTGATAAAAAACACACAAAG GTTGAGTTTCCAGAAGCCAGAATTTATgaagaaacattaaatattttattatatgaacatCGAAATGGTCCTGATCAAGAATTAATGCAAGCAACATCATCACGTGGTGCAGTCAGTGGTGCACCACCTTGTACATCAGATGAAGAAGAGGGTGAGCGTTCAGGCTTGGCTCGCCTTCGCTCCAACAAACAAAATACCAACTGA
- the LOC108001925 gene encoding intraflagellar transport protein 20 homolog, with translation MADPLAKYGIYIDDLSKIRVLEPEVANQTNKLKEECKNFVSKIIEFQTNSDEFIEIIDQIANEVEKEKMKTIGTRNLLRSIEKERDAQKQQIQAQIVEKSMELERLRIQYDSLKKIEMEQLETIEQLTVN, from the exons atggcTGACCCTTTAGCAAAGTATGGAATTTATATCGATGATTTAAGTAAGATTCGTGTATTAGAACCAGAAGTTGCAAATCAAACAAATAAGCTTAAAgaagaatgtaaaaatttcgtttcga aaattattgaatttcaaacCAATTCCgatgaatttatagaaataatagatcAAATAGCAAATgaagtggaaaaagaaaaaatgaaaactattGGAACCCGAAACTTGCTTCGatctattgaaaaagaaagagatgcTCAAAAACAACAAATTCAg GCACAGATAGTTGAAAAATCTATGGAACTTGAGAGACTTCGTATACAATAcgattctctaaaaaaaatcgaaatggaACAATTAGAAACTATTGAACAATTAacagtaaattaa
- the LOC108001923 gene encoding probable protein phosphatase CG10417: MGAYLSEPITKKVSSDEVGKNVAFGASSMQGWRISQEDAHNCCIDFDENVSLFAVYDGHGGHEVATYCANNLPDFIKQTDAYKKGDIRQALIDAFLGFDATLEKSEVVSILKELAGTSTSDKKKEELNESDEEENVNNLCMEATMPLEEVIAKYQSESNPNVKNEKCNKRVCSASPYLRGRRGKEKATSSSSGAGCSSSSSSWNTNETDVSSSSQPCGSTLSSTMERKESECPGNNEAEQVLDSTTSNGNAHASTPVGSTADVEITKSADMPDSSEDVNKEVTSPGKITSIESNANEVEINGAESKQIGDADSSKGGGDNVSSSSCIPIENGDAGQQERITSTGRRRIQPVTLYHTLLKKDSEVSEDDDDDENDETFDGIPESFSDEDDIEDIDEDESDEDEDEEDEDGDGNIDDDDDDDDSESLMMDTEEPGYDSGCTAVVAILKDNELYVANAGDSRCVLCRDGQAIELSLDHKPEDEPEMERIVKAGGKVTADGRVNGGLNLSRALGDHAYKQNADLPPQEQMISALPDVRHITIEPERDEFMVLACDGIWNFMSSQDVIQFIRARLTQNYEKLSKICEELFDHCLAPDTCGDGTGCDNMTAVIVQFNSSTNAVMNSTITDVCTVKRSLSPSISTEENNDCIIQDDTMKSCKRLKTEATI; the protein is encoded by the exons ATGGGTGCATACTTGTCAGAACCGATTACGAAGAAAGTGTCGAGCGATGAAGTGGGCAAGAATGTCGCATTCGGCGCGAGTTCCATGCAAGGCTGGCGAATTAGTCAAGAG gatgCACATAATTGTTGCAtagattttgatgaaaatgtttcattatttgCTGTATATGATGGCCATGGTGGTCATGAAGTAGCAACTTATTGTGCAAATAATTTAccagattttattaaacaaactgATGCATATAAAAAGGGAGATATAAGACAAGCTTTAATCGATGCCTTTCTGGGCTTTGATGCTACACTTGAAAAATCTGAGGTAGTTAGTATTCTCAAAGAACTTGCAGGAACATCTACTtcagataagaaaaaagaagaattaaatgaaTCTG atgaagaagaaaatgttaataatctaTGTATGGAGGCAACAATGCCATTGGAAGAAGTAATAGCAAAATATCAATCAGAATCAAATCctaatgtaaaaaatgaaaaatgtaataaacgaGTATGTTCTGCAAGTCCTTATCTACGTGGTCGAAGAGGTAAAGAAAAAGCAACTTCTTCATCATCTGGTGCAGGATGTTCATCATCTTCGTCTTCGTGGAATACAAATGAAACTGATGTGAGTAGTTCCAGTCAACCATGTGGATCAACTTTATCCAGTAcaatggaaagaaaagaatcagaATGTCCTGGAAACAATGAAGCTGAACAAGTTCTTGATTCAACTACCAGTAATGGAAATGCACATGCATCTACACCTGTAGGATCTACAGCAGATgtagaaataacaaaaagtgCAGATATGCCAGATAGTTCTGAAGATGTAAACAAGGAAGTAACAAGTCCTGGTAAAATTACATCTATAGAATCAAATGCAAATGAAGTAGAAATAAATGGTGCGGAATCAAAGCAAATTGGAGATGCAGATAGTAGTAAGGGTGGAGGAGATAATGTTTCAAGTAGTTCATGTATCCCCATAGAAAATGGAGATGCAGGACAACAAGAACGGATAACTAGTACGGGTAGAAGAAGAATTCAACCTGTTACATTATATCATACtctcttaaaaaaagatagtgAAGTTTCtgaagatgatgatgatgatgaaaatGATGAAACATTTGATGGAATTCCAGAAag TTTTAGTGATGAAGATGATATAGAAGATATTGATGAAGATGAAAGTGATGAagatgaagatgaagaagatgaagatgGAGATGGTAAtattgatgatgatgatgatgatgatgatagtgAAAGTCTTATGATGGATACAGAAGag CCAGGTTACGATAGTGGATGTACTGCAGTAGTTGCAATTTTAAAGGACAATGAATTATATGTGGCAAATGCTGGAGACTCCCGTTGTGTTTTATGTAGAGATGGTCAGGCTATTGAACTTAGTTTAGATCATAAACCTGAAGATGAACCAGAAATGGAACGTATAGTAAAAGCTGGTGGAAAAGTTACAGCAGATGGTAGAGTAAATGGTGGCCTTAATTTATCAAGAGCACTTGGGGACCATGCTTACAAACAAAATGCAGACTTGCCACCACAAGAACAAATGATTTCTGCTCTTCCTGATGTGAGGCATATTACAATTGAACCAGAAAGAGATGAGTTCATGGTGCTTGCTTGTGATGGTATTTGGAATTTCATGTCAAGTCAAGatgttatacaatttattcgcGCTCGTTTAactcaaaattatgaaaaattatcaaaaatttgtgaagag CTATTTGACCATTGTCTTGCACCTGATACCTGTGGAGATGGTACAGGATGCGACAATATGACAGCTGTAATAGTACAATTTAATTCATCGACTAATGCTGTAATGAATAGTACTATTACTGATGTATGTACTGTTAAAAGATCACTGTCGCCATCTATATCGacagaagaaaataatgattgtaTCATACAAGATGATACAATGAAATCTTGTAAACGACTTAAAACTGAAGCAACTATATGA